DNA sequence from the Vibrio ishigakensis genome:
ATGAATTCTTCAAGGGAATAACTGACTTAGCACCGGGTTCGCTTACTCAATAAAGATTTTTGAGGCGGGAGGTTGAGATGGCTTCTGTAGTATCACCAGAGATAAGTCAAAACTGGCCTATTTTCTCCAATCTAATCTGTCTTTTTGAGATTTTTATGAAGTATTCACTACTGAGTTTGATGTGTGTATTTAGCCTACAAGTAAATGCCACACTCGTTCCGGACATACCCCACAAGGACTCCAACCCATTCTATCCAATTCTCGAAGAAGTCATCTTGGAGGGTAATACTAAGAATATTGATGTGAACACCTTGTCTTGGTTTTACCTGTCTGCTGATAGCCCTAAACAAGGTGATCCAGCACTCTTAGCCGATATTATTTTTATTATCGATTCTATTCTGACTGCTCCACAAGGGGATGACGTCAATATAGTGATATTTGATACTGCTCGAGTGCTAGACGCCATAGACCAAATCTTACTTACTGAACCTAATGCTTTGTCAGATGAGTTGTTAGCTCGCTGGTGGCCGTATCTTGAGCAAAATATGCACACCATCTATGAAAAGAGACGTAACCCTGAACATAAACCGAATGAACACGGTCTCAATTACCCGAATCCTGATGCATTTGCTCTGTTGGCTGTGAGTATTGCAAAGCGCTACTTTGAATTGGAAGAGCCTGATCTGTTTGAGGCTGAACTCCTGCAAGGACTGTCGGACCATCTTTATGCCGATGGTGCATGGTCCTATCTGTTCGAGAGCAATGAGGAGCCTGCATACCATGGTGTCGTATTAACCGGCCTAGCTCGATACTATGAGAGAACGGGGTCTGTGGCAGCGCTATCCTTGTTGGTTCGTTCAGCACCCTACTATCCACTCAGCGTTGAGGTGGGTGGGGTGACAGAAGGCTCTACATCCCCTTATTGGAAACATCGTTGGGACGTCATCTTTCCTTGGTTCCCTGGACTTATCGCAGGTACGACCCATGATGCGGCTAATCAGGCGCTCTACCAATCCATCCTAGAGCACAATCACAGCTACGATGTTGACTATGGAGAAGTAGCCGAAAAGAGTGATCCTCATTCGCAAATGTTGAGGATGGCGGCATCTAATTATAAAAATGACATTGAAGTAACTACGTTGCCTGATGATTACCTCGTTTGGGATCGCAATATCGAAGGGCCTAGAGCCAGACATGGCGACTGGTCGTATACCTTTACAGGGCGAGACCTAGAGAAAAATCGAGGTAAATATACCTTCTTCGGAACCATGGTAACCGATACAAGCAACGGGCTATACCCACTCAGTGGAGCGGTACAGATAGTCATGCCAAGTGTTTATCACAATAGCCAAGACAGTTACATTCTTGGGATGAACGATGTAAACCGTATCAAGATTGAAGAGGGCGTGTCTTATATGACCACGGTCTACGATCTTCAAGAACCGGTTTCTGGAGGAGGAGACTCTCGAGCGGTGCCATGGCGAGGTATACAGCTTTGGATAGCTGATAGTGAGCGAGCCGCAGGTCTGGTCTGTATTGAGCCTAAGGTGCCACAAATTGCCTTTGGCTTAGAGGCAACCATACGTATTGGAGCTGGAAGAGGCTTGCCTTTCAAAGGGTTGACTTATTCTGAGCTAGAAGACCACGACAACATGTCCTATTCGCGAGGAAAGCAGGACGTAAGAATCGTATCGCATAATTTTGAAGATGTTATCACTAGAGATGCGCCAGATGATTATCGCGGAGAATCTGACGATATAGTACTGAGGGATAGTGTTCGGGTGCAGGGTACAGAGCATCATTACACTGACGAGAGGCACTGCATGACTCTTGAGATTAAGCCCGCTGATTCAGAATATATTCAAGTGAGTAGCGAGGTATCAAAAACAGAATTGAGCTTGAATATGGGCAAGTACCAATTACGTCTGTAGCAAGTTTAGAGCCTAGGCTTTACCTAGGCTCCTAGATGCTAATGGCTGGGTGCCTTGCTGACATTGGCGCTCTTTGGAATACGCACCAAAAATAGTAACGGCACGATCAATACGAACAGCAGCGTTATAAAGGTAAAGGTATGCACGAAAGCCAGTATCTCCGACTGTTTGTGTACCTGCTCTTGCAGTATGGTTTGTGTGGTAGGGTCGTTTAGCGATTTACCCGTTTCAGCAAGCCAAGTCTGCAGGTTTGGGTTGTATGGTGTGATGGACTGACTTAGGGCATTCCATTGCTGCTGTGCATCGCGGAACTGGAAGGTTGTCGCAATAGAGATGCCAAACGAGCTCCCGATAGTCCTGAATAGGTTAAAGATGCTGGCACCCGCTACGCCTTGCTCTGGAGTAAGCGTTGTGTAGGAGATGGAAGACAAACCACTGAACACTAGGCCCATACCACAGCCTTGGATAAGGCTAGGGAAAATAATCCAGAAGAAGTCGATGTTCTCTGAATAGCGAGACATGATAAGCCCTGCAATACCGCATAATAGCGCTCCGAAACCTACCGATCCTTTTAGCCTAGAGTTATTCATAAACTTGGCGGTAGCAATCAGGGTGATGGCAGCTGCGATACCGCGAGGCGCCATTAGAAAGCCTGTGGTATCTACCGGATAATCTAGAACCCCTTCTAGCATCATTGGTAGTTGCGCGGTCAGACCAAACAAGGCACTGACGAAGATGGCCATCATGGTCGAGCCTAGGGCGAGGTTTCTGTTACTTATCATCCAGATAGGGGCTACCGGACTTCGAGTCTTAAAGCTTCGATAGACGAAGAACACAATGCCGACAATAGCGACAAGCAGGCTCGCCTGAATCATACGCGATTCGAACCAATCCTTCTGGTTCCCTTGGTCGAGCACTAGCTGAAGCATACCAATACCAATCGCCATAGAGATGATGGTTGGCCAATCTATCTTAGCCTCGCGTTTGTTAGAGATGTGCACAAAGAAGTAGATCATCAGCAAGCAGAAGATGCCCACAGGTACGTTGACATAGAAGACCCAACGCCAATCGGTGTTTTGGGTGATGATGCCACCCACCGTTGGACCTAGGATAGGGCCAAGCAGGATACCAATACTGAAAATAGACATGGCTTTGCCACGCTCTTCAGGTGGGAACACCGCAATTAATAGTGACTGTGAAAGCGGGATTACTACCGCACCAAACGCACCCTGAATAACACGGAACAGCACCATGGCTTCGATAGACTGTGCCTGACCACACAATGTTGATGAGACAATAAAACCAGTAACCGCAACCAACAGGAGTTTGCGCTCACCTAACTTGCCTGAGAAGAAACTGGTTAGCGGGATAAATACCGCTTCCGCCATGGTGTATGAGGTTAATACCCAAGTGATGGTATCTGAAGTGGCGCCGAGGGAGCCTTGCATCTGTGGCAAGGCTACGTTGGCTATGGTCATGTCGAGCAATACCATGATGGCCGAGGTCATGACCCCGATGACGATCATCCATCGCTGGAATGGAGTGATATCTTGCACCCTTATTCTCCAGCTGTGGTGTCTACGGTAACTTCAGTGCTTGCGCCGATACGAAGTTGTGGTTTGGAAGCAAGGTCGTCGGTGATCTCAATCTTAATTGGGAAGCGTTGGCCGATCTTAACCCAGTTACCAGTCGCGTTTTCTGGTGGTAATAGCGAGAATGCGGTACCAGAAGCAGGAGAGATCTTAGCTAGCTTGCCGTGCCACACTACATCAGGGTACATATCTACCTTAATCTCTACTGATTGTCCTTCACGAAGGCGAGGCATCTGAGACTCTTTAAAGTTGGCTTGTACCCATTGGCTGTATTGCTTAACAAGAGGAAATAGAGGCTGACCAGTCGCGGCAAAGGTGCCAAGGTGAAGCTTGATATCGCCTACATAGCCATCAAACGGTGCGCTGATTTCTGTATAGCTTAGGTTTAGCTCAGCTTGAGCCAGTTTAGCCGCAGCTTGCTGAACCATAATAGATTCTTCACCCTTACCACCTTGCGCATCGATAGCTTGTTGCAGGTTAGCTTGAGCGGCATGTAGATGTGCCTGAGCATCGGCTAATGTGGTGCGGTCGGTATCCCCTTGTTTGATAGGAACCAATTTTTGCTCAAGGAGTTTCTGGGTACGGCGATAGTTTTTCTGCGCGTTCTCTAGATTCGCTTTCGCTTCATTCAGTGTCGCGATGGCCGCGTTTACGCCAGATTCTTGAGACTTGTTGGTTTGCAGCGCTGCTGAATAGGCCGCTTGTGCCTCTTTCACTGCTAGTTGATATGGGGTTGGATCTATGGTGATTAGGTGATCGCCCATGTGCACGAACTGATAGTCGTCTACAGAAATCTTAGTAACTCGACCATTCACAAGCGGTGCTACCGAAACGACCTTGCCATGAACGTACGCATTCTCTGTTGATGGGTGTAAATCACTGTAGTGCCAGTAGTAAGCCAAAGCACCTACAACACCTAAAACAACAACCGCGGCCAGGTAGCCTTTCAAATACTTTTTCATAACAAATCCAAATCGGGTCGCGTGATAGGGAAGGAATAAGAATCATCACGCGTATAAATCGCTCGACCCTAACTATAGGGAGATCGCCGACTTATAGATATGCGAAAAAGTGCACACTTAATTTCAAAAAATGTGATCTGGACCGACCTGATTTAAAATGTCCTAGTGAATGACAGGCTTGAGTTTTCCACCTCGATCACTGATGGATCCCTTTGGGATTGCTGCCCTTATTTCTCTAAGATATGTGTCCAGATACTCGGTTTGGTTCTCGGTGAATTCAAGATACAGTTTGGTGCGGCGCTTAAGTAAGTCCTCAGCGGTGAGAACAAATTCCACATCCATGAGATAGTCCACTTCAACCTTGAATAGGCTGTCAGAGAACGCGAGCCCAAGGTCCCGCTTAGATTGAATGGAGTTGGTGAAGTTCAAGGCGCGAGTACCATAGGCTTCTACCCAACGTTTGATAAGGGACTCTTCCAAGAATGGCATCTGTTTTATGAGGTCTGCTGTCAGCTGCTCTCTATCAAAACCTTCCGCACCTGGGAGCAGGGTTTGGTCTGTGGTGCATTGGTCGATATGCGGGAAGATGGGCTTGAGCTTTTCCATGGCCGCGTTTGCTAACTTGCGATAGGTGGTGAGTTTCCCCCCAAATACCGACAGTAGCGGGGCAGTTTGTTGATTGTGTTGCAGCGTTAATGTGTAGTCACGGGTAATAGCCTGAGGCGAGTCTGATTCGTCGTCACAAAGCGGTCTCACACCACTAAACGAGGCAATGATCTGCTCCTTAGAGATCTGATTTCTAAAGTGCTGATTGACCACGTCTACTAGGTAATTCACCTCTTCGTCATCGATATTAACTTCTCTTGGATCGCCCTTATATTCCACATCTGTAGTACCAATGAGCGAGTATTTATCTAGGTAAGGAATAACAAATACGATGCGCCCGTCCTTGTTTTGCAGGATATAGGAATACTCTTGCTGGTGGACTTTAGGCACTATGATGTGTGAGCCCTTTATAAGTCGGATACCCATAGGTGAGCGAGTGTTTACTTGCTCAGTAAGGAAACTTTTCACCCAAGGACCGGTGGCGTTTACCAAGGCTCGACAGCGACGAGTAAAACTTTGGTTAGTTCGTTTGTCGAGGATCTCTAGAGTCCAGA
Encoded proteins:
- the glpD gene encoding glycerol-3-phosphate dehydrogenase, whose product is MASSKDMSTDPILDIIVVGGGINGVGIAADATERGLSTALFEASDFASATSSASSKLIHGGLRYLEHYEFRLVSEALAEREVILKKAPHIAWPMRFRLPHRPYLRPAWMIRAGMYLYDYLSTRNTLPASKKVSLSQDGILFDEFKVAFEYSDCWVDDARLVTLNAMHAQERGAEVRNYCEVVSATQEDKIWTLEILDKRTNQSFTRRCRALVNATGPWVKSFLTEQVNTRSPMGIRLIKGSHIIVPKVHQQEYSYILQNKDGRIVFVIPYLDKYSLIGTTDVEYKGDPREVNIDDEEVNYLVDVVNQHFRNQISKEQIIASFSGVRPLCDDESDSPQAITRDYTLTLQHNQQTAPLLSVFGGKLTTYRKLANAAMEKLKPIFPHIDQCTTDQTLLPGAEGFDREQLTADLIKQMPFLEESLIKRWVEAYGTRALNFTNSIQSKRDLGLAFSDSLFKVEVDYLMDVEFVLTAEDLLKRRTKLYLEFTENQTEYLDTYLREIRAAIPKGSISDRGGKLKPVIH
- a CDS encoding HlyD family secretion protein, with product MKKYLKGYLAAVVVLGVVGALAYYWHYSDLHPSTENAYVHGKVVSVAPLVNGRVTKISVDDYQFVHMGDHLITIDPTPYQLAVKEAQAAYSAALQTNKSQESGVNAAIATLNEAKANLENAQKNYRRTQKLLEQKLVPIKQGDTDRTTLADAQAHLHAAQANLQQAIDAQGGKGEESIMVQQAAAKLAQAELNLSYTEISAPFDGYVGDIKLHLGTFAATGQPLFPLVKQYSQWVQANFKESQMPRLREGQSVEIKVDMYPDVVWHGKLAKISPASGTAFSLLPPENATGNWVKIGQRFPIKIEITDDLASKPQLRIGASTEVTVDTTAGE
- a CDS encoding DHA2 family efflux MFS transporter permease subunit, with amino-acid sequence MIVIGVMTSAIMVLLDMTIANVALPQMQGSLGATSDTITWVLTSYTMAEAVFIPLTSFFSGKLGERKLLLVAVTGFIVSSTLCGQAQSIEAMVLFRVIQGAFGAVVIPLSQSLLIAVFPPEERGKAMSIFSIGILLGPILGPTVGGIITQNTDWRWVFYVNVPVGIFCLLMIYFFVHISNKREAKIDWPTIISMAIGIGMLQLVLDQGNQKDWFESRMIQASLLVAIVGIVFFVYRSFKTRSPVAPIWMISNRNLALGSTMMAIFVSALFGLTAQLPMMLEGVLDYPVDTTGFLMAPRGIAAAITLIATAKFMNNSRLKGSVGFGALLCGIAGLIMSRYSENIDFFWIIFPSLIQGCGMGLVFSGLSSISYTTLTPEQGVAGASIFNLFRTIGSSFGISIATTFQFRDAQQQWNALSQSITPYNPNLQTWLAETGKSLNDPTTQTILQEQVHKQSEILAFVHTFTFITLLFVLIVPLLFLVRIPKSANVSKAPSH